In the Leishmania infantum JPCM5 genome chromosome 2 genome, one interval contains:
- a CDS encoding putative ARP2/3 complex subunit: MALAKQPYYDCVERTLLAALCLQSFASDVTEGCAVPEVEQVPLDAGTGAPPSSFLVHRATADAALRCHALRLQWSSGDECLIEGSCDSTRVSFWFAAAHQPDDALSAQLLSEYIAFFCSHGAATGALPILRCIPVRRTSAGKPAADKAGQTTYDVSFLVLAEHVYKYGRQPLARSILTFVQEVEAAVANVKVSLNARRRAAAQAFFALPE, from the coding sequence ATGGCCTTGGCCAAGCAGCCGTACTACGACTGCGTCGAGCGCACGCTGTTGGCTGCGCTGTGCTTGCAGTCTTTTGCCTCCGACGTGACGGAGGGGTGCGCCGTGCCAGAGGTGGAGCAGGTGCCGCTCGACGCGGGCACCGGTGCCCCGCCGTCTTCATTCCTTGTCCAccgtgccaccgccgacgcagcgTTGCGGTGCCACGcactgcggctgcagtgGAGCAGCGGGGACGAATGCCTCATTGAGGGATCGTGTGACAGCACCCGCGTGTCTTTCTGGTTTGCAGCGGCACACCAGCCCGACGACGCCCTttcggcgcagctgcttaGCGAATACATAGCGTTCTTCTGCTCTCACGGCGCCGCAACCGGTGCACTGCCGATCCTTCGCTGCATCCCGGTGAGAAGGACCTCTGCAGGGAAACCGGCAGCGGATAAGGCAGGCCAAACCACCTACGACGTATCGTTCTTAGTGCTGGCCGAGCACGTGTACAAGTACGGCCGGCAGCCCCTGGCGCGGTCGATACTGACGTTCGTCCAGGAGGTcgaggccgccgtggcgaACGTGAAGGTGTCGCTGAACGccaggcggcgcgcagctgctcagGCGTTTTTCGCACTGCCTGAGTAG